A part of Paenarthrobacter sp. A20 genomic DNA contains:
- a CDS encoding phosphatase PAP2 family protein has translation MGHPENCGTLDRMSSQQFRTSGRSSKRPLQQRNAGVGTGFLFILATIANVVGLAATYYFFVRTTMGQFIDESALVEATVLGGTAGRASTEFLDMLPMLSLAIAAIMVLFVTIARRRWKAAGIAVAACVAANVATQILKFLIPDRPDRGVQTLELNSLPSGHTTLAASAAAAVFLMVSPRWRPLAGFLGSSFAVATGVSTLINQWHRPADVVAAFLLVGAVMLPAGWLILRTGSSWNVWKGYGEHWAASRLWVWLTVIALVIAGIVAAYSLLQVMPGLSTDSTIDYFWAGTAFIVIAGYLSALGGTWLFGLAARKS, from the coding sequence ATGGGCCATCCAGAGAACTGTGGCACCCTAGACAGAATGAGTTCCCAGCAATTCCGCACCAGCGGGAGGTCGAGCAAACGGCCGCTTCAGCAGCGCAACGCAGGCGTTGGAACAGGATTCCTCTTCATCCTGGCCACGATCGCCAACGTGGTGGGCCTTGCCGCGACCTACTACTTCTTTGTTCGCACCACCATGGGCCAGTTCATCGACGAGTCAGCACTGGTTGAAGCCACGGTGTTGGGCGGAACAGCCGGCAGGGCCTCCACGGAATTCCTGGACATGCTCCCCATGCTTTCACTGGCGATCGCCGCCATTATGGTGCTCTTCGTGACCATCGCACGCCGCCGCTGGAAGGCTGCCGGCATCGCTGTCGCAGCCTGCGTCGCAGCCAACGTGGCCACCCAGATCCTCAAGTTCCTCATTCCGGACAGGCCCGACCGCGGTGTGCAAACCCTGGAACTGAACTCACTCCCCTCCGGACACACCACGCTGGCCGCCTCCGCCGCTGCCGCAGTGTTCCTCATGGTTTCGCCGCGCTGGCGCCCCTTGGCTGGCTTCCTCGGAAGCTCCTTCGCCGTAGCCACCGGGGTCTCCACGCTCATCAACCAATGGCACCGCCCGGCCGACGTCGTGGCAGCCTTCCTGCTCGTTGGAGCTGTCATGCTCCCCGCAGGGTGGCTCATCCTGCGCACCGGCAGCAGCTGGAATGTCTGGAAGGGATACGGCGAGCACTGGGCAGCATCCCGACTATGGGTATGGCTCACAGTGATCGCCCTGGTGATCGCCGGCATTGTTGCCGCATACTCCCTGCTTCAGGTCATGCCCGGCCTCAGCACCGACAGCACCATCGACTACTTCTGGGCAGGCACGGCGTTCATCGTGATCGCCGGATACCTATCAGCTCTCGGCGGCACCTGGCTCTTCGGCCTGGCGGCACGCAAGAGCTAA
- a CDS encoding S8 family serine peptidase, whose protein sequence is MQNRRRASVRSQVLLVGVIALVGAGLPALPAVADDVPVPAPSAAPLSTATQSSVIPTDQFIVKFKERAGIQSADRQSSLRQAAGAAGVPVQAVRSTATGEEVVKTDRKLGAEEAGELAATLAADPTVEYAEPDTIMRLHDVRPNDTYFDFQWGVGDNDSGGIRMPIAWDINQGEGSVVAVIDSGILSHSDLNANVLPGYDMINDPAVARDGNGRDSNPRDEGDAVTAGQCAPGEPASISSWHGTHVAGIVAAVGGNGKGVTGVAPKAKVVPIRTIGTCGGYTSDIVDSILWAAGGTVPGVPANANPARVINLSLGGRSTCPAAIQNAVDFAHGKGAVVVVSAGNENIDASLVSPGNCRDVINVGATTKDERKAYYSNYGAAIDVMAPGGDMSVDVLGGIVSTLNNGTDRATTEDYYLKAGTSMAAPHVAGVAAMMLSVLPALKPEDVEAKLKATSKAPTCSGCGAGLINATGALRDVELEAEPIVGGTPVITGEPFVGKTLTSTDIGNWTFNHLTQWTHQWNRNGAAIPGATDYSYTLLPEDLGSTLTFTVTAKKDFHPTVSGTSAPTATVKPGMLSSNVPTISGSAYVGNALTMDAGTWGPEPVELSYQWYRAGAAIPGATGTGYTLADADAGKALTVKVTGTKPAYGTVVKTSAATQTVVTADKAVTPKAVGFAEAPYMANDKYTIPESIGTEYQISGTTVAAGTYSARGQVKVTAKIKDGFALANGAASEWLAYFSSKGPAFAAPAKSPFKDVLTTQQFYKEMAWMADRKISTGWVEADKSVTYRPVTPINRDAMAAFLYRMAGSPTYTPPAKSPFKDVTTTQQFYKEMAWLAETGISSGWTESDGSRTYRPLTPINRDAMAAFLYRLANKPDYQPPNWLPFYDVPYGTQFYKEMAWMYEQEISKGWLEADGQYTYRPLSPINRDAMAAFLYRMP, encoded by the coding sequence ATGCAGAACCGACGGAGAGCCAGCGTGCGCTCTCAAGTACTACTTGTAGGCGTTATCGCGTTGGTCGGAGCTGGTTTGCCAGCGTTGCCGGCAGTGGCGGATGACGTGCCCGTGCCGGCGCCGAGCGCGGCACCGTTGTCGACGGCCACCCAATCGTCGGTGATACCGACCGATCAGTTCATCGTGAAGTTCAAAGAACGAGCGGGCATCCAATCGGCTGACCGACAGTCTTCTCTTCGCCAGGCTGCCGGTGCAGCAGGCGTCCCTGTCCAAGCCGTTCGCAGCACCGCAACGGGCGAGGAGGTCGTCAAGACCGACCGAAAGCTTGGGGCCGAAGAAGCAGGTGAGCTCGCTGCCACGCTGGCGGCGGACCCCACTGTGGAATATGCCGAACCGGACACCATCATGCGGCTTCACGATGTCCGGCCCAACGACACCTACTTTGATTTTCAGTGGGGTGTGGGTGACAACGACAGCGGGGGCATTCGCATGCCAATTGCCTGGGATATCAATCAAGGTGAGGGCAGCGTAGTTGCAGTCATCGACAGCGGCATTCTGAGCCACAGTGACCTGAACGCAAACGTCCTCCCTGGGTACGACATGATCAACGACCCCGCAGTTGCACGCGATGGGAATGGGCGCGACTCCAACCCGCGTGATGAAGGAGACGCCGTCACTGCTGGTCAGTGCGCGCCGGGTGAGCCCGCCAGTATTTCTTCCTGGCACGGGACGCACGTAGCCGGCATTGTTGCGGCCGTAGGTGGTAACGGTAAGGGCGTCACCGGCGTGGCGCCGAAAGCCAAGGTTGTGCCCATCCGCACCATTGGCACGTGCGGTGGCTATACCTCCGATATTGTCGACTCGATTCTATGGGCCGCAGGGGGAACCGTTCCCGGTGTTCCCGCGAACGCCAACCCTGCCCGCGTCATCAACCTCAGCCTTGGTGGGCGATCCACGTGTCCCGCAGCCATCCAGAACGCCGTGGACTTCGCTCATGGCAAGGGCGCGGTGGTAGTGGTATCGGCTGGCAATGAAAACATCGACGCATCGCTGGTGAGCCCCGGCAACTGCCGGGACGTCATCAACGTCGGCGCCACCACTAAAGATGAGCGCAAAGCCTATTACTCCAACTACGGTGCGGCTATCGACGTCATGGCGCCCGGCGGCGACATGAGCGTGGACGTTCTGGGCGGCATCGTGTCCACTCTCAACAACGGTACCGACCGCGCCACAACGGAGGACTACTACCTCAAAGCCGGCACGTCCATGGCTGCGCCGCACGTCGCAGGAGTGGCAGCAATGATGTTGTCGGTCCTGCCAGCCTTGAAGCCGGAGGACGTAGAAGCGAAGCTCAAGGCAACGTCCAAGGCACCAACGTGCAGCGGTTGTGGGGCAGGGCTCATTAACGCAACCGGTGCCCTCCGAGACGTTGAGCTGGAAGCTGAGCCAATTGTTGGTGGCACTCCGGTGATCACGGGTGAGCCCTTCGTGGGGAAAACGTTGACCTCGACGGACATCGGTAACTGGACCTTCAACCACCTCACTCAGTGGACGCATCAGTGGAACCGAAACGGGGCGGCGATCCCCGGCGCCACTGACTACTCGTACACGCTCTTGCCGGAAGACCTGGGCTCTACACTCACCTTTACTGTTACAGCCAAAAAGGACTTTCATCCCACGGTCTCAGGCACCTCAGCTCCGACGGCCACGGTGAAGCCGGGGATGTTGTCCTCAAACGTTCCCACCATCAGCGGCTCGGCCTATGTCGGCAACGCTCTGACAATGGACGCGGGAACATGGGGACCTGAACCTGTCGAGCTTTCGTACCAGTGGTATCGGGCCGGTGCCGCCATCCCTGGCGCCACGGGGACGGGTTACACCCTTGCGGATGCAGATGCGGGCAAGGCACTGACCGTCAAGGTAACTGGCACAAAACCGGCTTACGGCACCGTGGTAAAGACCAGCGCTGCTACGCAGACCGTGGTGACGGCCGACAAAGCGGTCACGCCGAAAGCAGTTGGCTTCGCAGAGGCCCCTTACATGGCGAACGACAAGTACACGATCCCGGAATCCATTGGCACTGAATACCAAATCTCGGGGACTACCGTTGCGGCCGGGACATATTCAGCTCGTGGCCAAGTCAAGGTAACGGCCAAAATCAAGGACGGCTTTGCACTGGCTAACGGTGCAGCCTCCGAATGGCTGGCGTACTTCAGCTCAAAGGGCCCCGCATTCGCGGCTCCAGCCAAGTCGCCGTTCAAGGACGTGCTGACTACCCAGCAGTTCTACAAGGAAATGGCATGGATGGCCGACCGGAAGATCTCCACGGGATGGGTCGAAGCGGACAAGTCCGTGACTTACCGTCCCGTGACCCCGATCAACCGTGACGCGATGGCTGCGTTCCTCTACCGCATGGCGGGATCGCCCACCTACACCCCGCCAGCCAAGTCACCGTTCAAGGACGTGACAACCACCCAGCAGTTCTATAAGGAAATGGCTTGGTTGGCTGAAACAGGCATTTCATCGGGATGGACGGAATCTGATGGTTCACGGACCTACCGACCTTTGACTCCCATCAACCGTGACGCCATGGCTGCATTCCTCTACCGCTTGGCGAACAAGCCCGACTACCAGCCGCCAAATTGGCTGCCATTCTATGACGTCCCCTATGGAACGCAGTTCTACAAGGAGATGGCGTGGATGTACGAACAAGAGATCTCCAAGGGCTGGCTGGAGGCTGACGGACAGTACACATACCGCCCGCTGTCGCCTATCAACCGCGACGCCATGGCAGCCTTCCTTTACCGGATGCCGTAG
- a CDS encoding acyltransferase — MSSTLSPGLSPTAGRTATVPASRDLVVDFIRVACMFAVVAVHLLMMGISVDSSGVGVGNPLTSLSWFAQGTWFGQVMPLFFVVGGFASLTSWRSLQRKGGDAGDYLRNRVLRLVRPTVALYAFLAIALWSATAAGVPGELLAVIAAGAGVQLWFLAAYLICQAMVPTMAKLHGLAPYRTLAALAAGAVVVDVLRLGLERNPWGFDSNPIGLLNMVFVWGLLQQLGFFYADGFFDRFSRWKLVMAAAACYLVMVPLTHSGPYPVDMLTSQNPPMFPLILVGLAHVLLVKALYPVLQRFVHVGWVQKVMFVVGSRAMTIYLWHLPLIIAMFGLALILRLPFPEPASTEWWLTRPLFYVAAWALVLLVSTPLVRLELATTALASGAFRPAMWRIAAGTVLAIIPPFVVMRTALDAANATWGLVLLVIAVALVTGKVPDRAWKTPRLVSSDSVAS, encoded by the coding sequence ATGTCTTCCACCCTCAGCCCCGGCTTGAGCCCCACTGCCGGTCGCACTGCTACCGTTCCGGCATCCCGCGATCTCGTGGTGGACTTCATCCGCGTCGCTTGCATGTTTGCCGTAGTGGCCGTCCACCTGCTCATGATGGGCATCAGCGTGGACTCCTCCGGCGTCGGAGTAGGGAATCCCCTGACCTCCCTGAGCTGGTTCGCACAGGGAACGTGGTTTGGCCAGGTCATGCCGCTCTTCTTCGTGGTGGGCGGGTTCGCGTCGCTCACCTCATGGCGCAGCCTGCAGCGGAAGGGCGGCGACGCAGGTGACTACCTCCGGAACAGGGTGCTCCGACTGGTCCGCCCCACGGTCGCCTTGTACGCGTTCCTCGCCATTGCGTTGTGGAGTGCGACGGCGGCTGGCGTCCCGGGCGAGCTGCTGGCGGTTATCGCTGCGGGCGCTGGAGTCCAGCTGTGGTTCCTCGCTGCGTACCTGATCTGCCAAGCCATGGTGCCAACGATGGCCAAGCTCCATGGCCTGGCACCGTACCGGACCCTCGCAGCGCTGGCCGCGGGCGCCGTCGTCGTCGATGTCCTTCGCCTGGGCTTGGAGCGCAACCCGTGGGGCTTCGACTCGAACCCGATCGGCCTGTTGAATATGGTGTTCGTGTGGGGCTTGCTGCAGCAGCTGGGCTTCTTCTATGCCGATGGATTTTTTGACAGGTTCTCCCGTTGGAAGCTGGTCATGGCTGCCGCTGCTTGCTACCTCGTTATGGTTCCACTCACTCATTCCGGCCCGTATCCCGTGGATATGCTGACCAGCCAGAACCCGCCGATGTTCCCGCTCATCCTGGTGGGCTTGGCACATGTGTTGCTGGTGAAGGCCTTGTACCCGGTTCTGCAGCGGTTCGTGCACGTTGGCTGGGTGCAGAAGGTGATGTTCGTGGTGGGCAGCCGGGCGATGACCATTTACCTGTGGCACCTGCCGTTGATCATCGCAATGTTCGGCCTCGCTTTGATCCTGAGGCTGCCGTTCCCGGAGCCGGCCAGCACCGAGTGGTGGCTCACCCGGCCTCTGTTCTACGTTGCGGCTTGGGCCTTGGTGCTGCTCGTCTCAACCCCACTGGTCCGCTTGGAGCTCGCCACCACGGCCCTGGCTTCGGGTGCTTTTAGGCCCGCGATGTGGCGCATCGCTGCAGGGACTGTCCTGGCCATCATCCCGCCGTTCGTAGTGATGAGGACGGCCTTGGATGCGGCAAATGCGACGTGGGGCTTGGTGCTGCTGGTGATCGCGGTGGCCCTTGTTACCGGCAAAGTCCCGGACCGGGCGTGGAAGACGCCGCGGTTGGTGTCATCGGATTCGGTGGCCTCCTGA
- a CDS encoding MFS transporter, translating into MTKTQTNQAFSLRSVALPAFGPALLFCIGEGAVLPVIALSARDLGASVAVSALIVTLIGLGSWIFNIPASIITEKFGERWSIVGAGALGAIALGAAAFAPQMEHGLWLLAASMTLVGMSASVFNLARQKFLTEAVPVLYRARALSTLGGVTRIGIFIGPFVGAGVMQFAGISGAYWVGFAGMMAAAALSLTIPDLVAPDTSDGGPRPPASTLRSVAVSHAGVFLSVGFGILLLSALRASRQVVIPLWADHLGLDATHASLLFGLSGAIDMLVFYPAGKLMDRKGRQWVAIPSTVIMGSALILIPFTGGFVPLLLVALLIGFGNGISSGLIMTLGADFSPDNGRSHFLGIWRFIADSGATGGPVLLSGLTAAISLSAGIWATGVLGFAAAAVFAVAIPRLKHRRNY; encoded by the coding sequence ATGACCAAGACCCAGACGAATCAAGCGTTCAGCCTTCGCAGCGTCGCATTGCCGGCCTTCGGGCCGGCACTGCTGTTCTGTATCGGCGAAGGGGCGGTCCTTCCGGTCATCGCTCTCTCGGCACGTGACCTCGGGGCCTCTGTGGCAGTTTCCGCGTTGATCGTGACGCTGATCGGACTGGGATCCTGGATCTTCAACATTCCGGCGTCGATCATCACGGAGAAGTTCGGCGAACGATGGTCGATAGTCGGTGCCGGAGCCCTGGGCGCAATCGCGCTAGGTGCCGCGGCCTTCGCACCACAAATGGAGCACGGGCTCTGGTTGCTGGCGGCCTCCATGACTCTGGTGGGAATGTCCGCCAGCGTCTTCAACCTTGCCCGGCAAAAGTTCCTGACGGAAGCAGTCCCCGTTCTATACCGCGCCCGTGCACTGTCCACGCTGGGCGGCGTGACCAGGATCGGCATCTTCATTGGGCCGTTCGTTGGTGCCGGCGTCATGCAGTTCGCCGGAATCAGCGGGGCCTACTGGGTGGGCTTTGCGGGCATGATGGCGGCTGCGGCTTTGTCGCTGACCATCCCGGACCTGGTGGCCCCAGACACGTCCGACGGCGGTCCTCGCCCTCCGGCGTCCACGTTGCGGAGCGTTGCGGTGTCCCATGCCGGGGTGTTCCTGTCCGTCGGTTTCGGAATCCTGCTGCTCAGTGCTTTGCGGGCTTCGCGACAGGTGGTCATACCGTTGTGGGCGGATCACCTGGGCCTCGACGCCACCCACGCTTCCCTGTTGTTCGGCCTTTCCGGAGCGATCGACATGCTGGTGTTCTACCCTGCCGGAAAGCTCATGGACAGGAAGGGGCGGCAGTGGGTTGCCATCCCGTCCACGGTGATTATGGGGAGCGCCCTGATCCTGATCCCGTTCACTGGCGGGTTCGTGCCGTTGCTGCTGGTTGCCCTGCTGATCGGCTTCGGCAACGGGATCAGCTCCGGACTCATCATGACGCTCGGCGCCGACTTCTCACCGGACAACGGTAGGAGTCACTTCCTGGGCATTTGGCGCTTCATCGCCGATTCGGGTGCCACCGGGGGACCGGTGCTCCTTTCCGGGCTGACGGCCGCCATTTCACTGTCCGCCGGCATCTGGGCCACAGGCGTACTGGGCTTCGCAGCGGCAGCGGTGTTCGCCGTCGCAATTCCGCGGCTAAAACACCGGCGTAACTATTGA
- a CDS encoding S8 family serine peptidase, whose amino-acid sequence MVVIAMAGAVLPALPASADDEPRPSAAPLSKSTVTEADPTDQFIVKFKERAGIQSADRRSAVGEASDTVGVPVQAVRTLATGQEVVRTERKLDAEEASELVTALAADPRVEYAEPDTIMRPFAVAPNDEYYRLQWAHGVGNGGMGVLGAWDVSQGEGSVVAVIDSGILNHSDLNANVLPGFDMISDPATARDGNGRDWNPQDEGDRTSDGQCGAGWSAEDSSWHGTHVAGIIAAVAGNTQGVAGVAPKAKIVPVRALGICGGYTSDIADSIIWAAGGSVAGVPNNTHPADVINLSLGGRAACSTVYQNATDFARSKGASVVVAAGNENIDASLVSPANCTNVLVVGASKRDGNRASYSNFGINLDVTAPGGDMTYNSADGIVSTLNNGTDVATTEDYYLKEGTSMAAPQVAAIAALMYSKLPALTPTDVEQKLKATARPIYNCNCGAGLVDATAALNDVASDASPVVPGTPTISGDAVVGGLLTLSPGVWEPAGKVWTDYKWKRNGVLTNGTGIQYPLGPGDLGATFTVTVTGNKNYQASVAVTTAPTAPVGVGTLSAGVPSISGNAYVGGTLTADPGSWDPAPVQLALQWQRNGEPIQSATAKTYTATEEDSGKALTLKVSGSKQAYHSLSVVSEPTALVVPAEKAVSPEPVVFTDAPFADKDTYAIPDTESTNYFIDGEPVTPGIHSATGRITVTAAAKDGYVLLPGATTLWTERFSAKGPDFVPPSISPFKDVLTTQQFYREMAWMADEGISTGWVEADKSVTYRPLTPINRDAMAAFLYRLAGSPAYTPPTKSPFKDVLTTQQFYKEMAWLADQKISSGWTEGDGSRTYRPLTPINRDAMAAFLYRMAGSPEYSSPYPSPFNDVAYGQQFDMEMAWMLDMEISTGWVEADGKRNYRPLSPINRDAMAAFLYRMP is encoded by the coding sequence ATGGTCGTAATCGCGATGGCCGGCGCCGTGCTGCCGGCCCTCCCTGCTTCTGCAGACGATGAGCCCAGGCCCAGTGCTGCACCGCTGTCGAAGTCCACGGTCACCGAGGCGGATCCGACCGATCAGTTCATCGTGAAATTCAAGGAACGGGCAGGTATTCAGTCGGCGGATCGCCGATCGGCCGTTGGCGAGGCGTCCGATACCGTGGGCGTACCAGTCCAAGCGGTTCGTACTCTGGCCACGGGGCAGGAGGTGGTCCGGACCGAACGAAAGCTTGACGCCGAAGAGGCCAGCGAGCTCGTGACTGCCCTCGCTGCAGACCCAAGGGTTGAATATGCCGAACCCGACACCATCATGCGGCCTTTTGCTGTGGCACCCAATGATGAGTACTACCGCCTGCAATGGGCCCACGGGGTTGGCAACGGCGGGATGGGCGTTTTGGGAGCCTGGGATGTCAGCCAAGGCGAGGGGAGCGTGGTGGCCGTCATCGATAGCGGCATTCTCAACCACAGCGATCTAAACGCCAATGTCCTCCCTGGTTTCGACATGATCAGTGACCCAGCAACCGCCCGTGACGGCAACGGCCGTGATTGGAACCCGCAGGATGAGGGCGACAGAACCTCCGACGGTCAGTGCGGTGCTGGATGGTCGGCAGAGGATTCCTCCTGGCATGGAACGCATGTCGCCGGCATTATTGCTGCTGTAGCTGGAAACACCCAGGGTGTTGCGGGAGTAGCCCCCAAGGCCAAGATCGTGCCCGTCCGGGCCCTTGGTATCTGCGGCGGATACACCTCCGATATCGCCGATTCGATCATCTGGGCAGCCGGAGGAAGTGTTGCCGGCGTTCCGAACAATACCCACCCTGCCGACGTCATCAACTTGAGCCTTGGTGGGCGCGCGGCCTGCTCAACGGTGTACCAAAACGCCACTGACTTCGCCCGCAGCAAAGGCGCATCCGTGGTGGTGGCAGCAGGCAACGAAAACATTGATGCATCGCTGGTAAGCCCGGCAAACTGCACGAATGTTTTGGTGGTGGGTGCCAGTAAACGGGACGGTAACAGGGCCTCATACTCAAACTTCGGAATCAACCTCGATGTCACCGCACCTGGTGGGGACATGACTTACAACAGTGCGGACGGCATCGTGTCCACCCTGAATAACGGCACGGATGTTGCCACCACGGAGGACTACTACCTCAAGGAAGGCACCTCCATGGCCGCCCCGCAGGTAGCAGCAATTGCGGCGTTGATGTATTCGAAACTGCCCGCGCTTACACCCACTGACGTAGAGCAGAAGCTGAAGGCGACCGCGCGGCCGATCTACAACTGCAATTGTGGAGCAGGGTTGGTGGATGCGACGGCAGCTCTCAATGACGTTGCATCGGACGCCTCCCCAGTGGTTCCCGGGACTCCCACCATCTCCGGTGACGCTGTGGTGGGTGGGTTGCTGACCTTGTCCCCCGGAGTTTGGGAGCCTGCGGGCAAGGTGTGGACGGACTACAAGTGGAAGCGAAATGGCGTCCTTACCAACGGCACTGGGATCCAATATCCGCTGGGGCCCGGAGACCTGGGCGCGACTTTCACTGTGACTGTTACCGGAAACAAGAACTACCAAGCCAGCGTGGCGGTGACCACTGCTCCTACAGCTCCAGTCGGGGTGGGAACGCTAAGCGCCGGGGTACCCTCCATCAGCGGTAATGCGTATGTTGGCGGTACGCTGACCGCTGACCCCGGCAGTTGGGATCCTGCTCCCGTCCAGTTGGCCCTGCAATGGCAACGGAACGGGGAGCCTATCCAAAGTGCCACCGCCAAGACGTATACGGCGACTGAAGAGGACTCCGGCAAGGCGCTTACTCTCAAGGTCTCCGGTTCAAAGCAGGCCTACCATTCGCTGTCTGTTGTCAGTGAACCCACTGCCTTGGTGGTCCCTGCGGAAAAGGCTGTGTCGCCTGAGCCTGTGGTGTTTACCGATGCTCCCTTTGCCGACAAAGACACTTATGCCATTCCTGACACGGAAAGCACCAACTACTTCATTGATGGCGAGCCAGTTACTCCGGGGATACATTCGGCCACGGGGCGCATCACGGTAACGGCAGCGGCCAAGGACGGCTACGTACTTCTGCCCGGCGCCACCACATTGTGGACGGAACGCTTCAGCGCCAAGGGTCCGGATTTTGTACCGCCGTCCATTTCGCCCTTCAAGGACGTGCTGACCACTCAACAGTTCTACAGGGAAATGGCCTGGATGGCAGATGAAGGCATCTCTACGGGATGGGTGGAAGCGGACAAATCCGTAACGTACCGGCCCTTGACGCCCATCAACCGTGACGCCATGGCCGCCTTTCTGTATCGCTTGGCAGGTTCGCCGGCTTACACTCCGCCGACCAAGTCCCCGTTCAAGGACGTGCTGACCACGCAGCAGTTCTACAAGGAAATGGCGTGGCTGGCGGATCAGAAGATCTCCTCCGGCTGGACCGAAGGCGACGGCTCGCGGACATACCGGCCCCTGACGCCTATCAACCGTGATGCCATGGCGGCATTCCTTTACCGGATGGCCGGTTCACCGGAATACAGCAGCCCATACCCGTCGCCGTTCAATGACGTTGCGTACGGGCAGCAATTCGATATGGAAATGGCTTGGATGCTGGACATGGAAATTTCCACTGGATGGGTGGAAGCCGATGGAAAGCGAAACTACAGGCCGCTGTCTCCCATCAACCGTGACGCGATGGCCGCCTTCCTCTACCGCATGCCATAA
- a CDS encoding extracellular solute-binding protein → MSGTNGALRQFTRRSALTALGAGIVGVTAASWPRLTGTDIPGRGDNSLSIAIMGTAADAAARQKVIDAFAKVHPEIKVKVQAIQAVDWKDFFTKILTMVAAGTPPDVVYVATEGAQLFAEKLAHPLDEYLRRDAADMKEYFEDVHPSLVEAFMYKGSLFQLPIDWNAANMYYNTASLRSAGLERPADDWTHTDFRSTLAAMKKANPKDFTPYYWTNRLFGGVVPWLYANETSFLKETKSPGGEWLWDSFYANDPSRSLRSGGYQWLEPNADDPRVFESFDYLRGLVKDGLGVRPEEGGGSALIGLFASNRIGTTPAGGYWVQGLHEAGMTEDGFDVQFFPKWRTQRHQFGTAGYAIMKTAKDKDAAWEWVKFSSSLEAMQIVFPTPNTTPARRSMVNEQLYAGTGPRNWKVFYDTLDRFPTTGPIPAPPQQAAVETALMKNVSLAVSGDERQLKDALNSMQRDLELALRRQP, encoded by the coding sequence ATGTCGGGAACCAATGGGGCTTTGCGTCAATTCACACGCAGAAGTGCCCTCACAGCCCTCGGCGCCGGGATTGTTGGAGTAACCGCGGCGTCGTGGCCGCGCTTGACCGGGACGGACATTCCAGGCCGGGGAGACAACAGCCTCAGCATCGCCATCATGGGCACCGCGGCGGACGCGGCGGCCCGCCAAAAGGTCATCGACGCCTTTGCCAAAGTCCACCCCGAAATCAAGGTCAAGGTCCAAGCGATCCAGGCCGTGGACTGGAAGGACTTCTTCACCAAGATCCTCACCATGGTGGCCGCGGGCACCCCTCCGGACGTCGTGTACGTAGCCACGGAAGGTGCCCAGCTCTTCGCTGAAAAACTGGCCCACCCGCTGGACGAGTACCTGCGCCGCGACGCAGCGGACATGAAGGAGTACTTCGAGGACGTCCACCCCAGCCTGGTGGAAGCGTTCATGTACAAAGGCAGCCTCTTCCAGCTCCCCATCGACTGGAACGCGGCCAATATGTACTACAACACCGCGTCACTTCGTTCGGCAGGCCTGGAGCGGCCCGCCGATGACTGGACGCACACCGACTTCCGCAGCACACTCGCGGCAATGAAGAAGGCCAACCCCAAGGACTTCACGCCGTACTACTGGACCAACCGTCTCTTCGGCGGAGTGGTGCCGTGGCTCTACGCCAACGAGACAAGCTTCCTCAAGGAGACCAAGTCCCCGGGCGGCGAATGGCTCTGGGACAGTTTCTACGCCAACGACCCCTCCCGCAGCCTTCGCTCCGGCGGCTACCAGTGGCTGGAACCCAACGCGGACGATCCCAGGGTCTTCGAATCCTTCGACTACCTCCGCGGTCTGGTGAAGGACGGGCTGGGTGTCCGGCCCGAGGAAGGCGGCGGTAGCGCGCTGATCGGCCTCTTCGCCTCCAACAGGATAGGTACGACGCCGGCGGGCGGCTATTGGGTGCAAGGCCTCCACGAGGCGGGGATGACTGAGGACGGATTCGACGTCCAGTTCTTCCCGAAATGGCGGACCCAGCGCCACCAGTTCGGCACGGCCGGGTACGCGATCATGAAGACCGCCAAGGACAAGGACGCCGCCTGGGAATGGGTGAAGTTCAGCTCCAGCCTTGAGGCCATGCAGATCGTGTTCCCTACCCCGAACACCACACCGGCCCGGCGGTCCATGGTCAATGAGCAGCTCTACGCAGGAACTGGTCCACGGAACTGGAAAGTCTTCTACGACACCCTGGACAGGTTCCCCACCACAGGTCCCATTCCAGCGCCACCCCAGCAGGCCGCCGTCGAAACTGCCCTCATGAAAAACGTGAGCCTTGCCGTCAGCGGAGATGAGCGCCAACTCAAAGACGCCCTGAACTCCATGCAGCGTGACCTCGAACTTGCCCTGAGGAGGCAACCATGA